In a single window of the Rhodoferax saidenbachensis genome:
- the serC gene encoding 3-phosphoserine/phosphohydroxythreonine transaminase — translation MQRPYNFSAGPATMPAEVLAQAADEMLDWPDASGKRCGMGVMEMSHRGKEFQSIYDRTEADLRELLAVPANFKILFMQGGGLAENAIVPLNLSALRAAQGGQGHVDFVLTGSWSEKSHKEAGKYCQTAVAASGKADGFTAIPAASSWQLSDQASYVHLCTNETINGIEFQTLPDLKALGSKAELVIDFSSHVASRPVDWSKVGLAFGGAQKNLGPAGVTLVVVREDLLGHALPVCPSAFDYKTVADNGSMYNTPPTYSIYMAGLVFQWLKRQGGVAAMEARNIAKAELLYEAIDASGFYINGVARNARSRMNIPFFLRNETLNDAFLAGAKAAGLLQLKGHKSVGGMRASIYNAMPLGGVQALVAYMREFERTHG, via the coding sequence ATGCAACGCCCTTACAACTTCTCGGCCGGTCCGGCCACCATGCCGGCCGAAGTGCTGGCGCAGGCCGCCGACGAGATGTTGGACTGGCCGGACGCCAGTGGCAAACGCTGCGGCATGGGTGTGATGGAGATGAGCCACCGCGGCAAAGAGTTCCAGTCGATCTACGACCGCACCGAAGCCGATTTGCGTGAGTTGCTGGCCGTGCCTGCCAACTTCAAAATCCTGTTCATGCAGGGCGGTGGTCTGGCTGAAAACGCCATTGTTCCGCTGAACCTCAGCGCCTTGCGCGCAGCCCAGGGTGGCCAGGGCCATGTCGACTTTGTGCTGACCGGCAGTTGGAGTGAAAAGTCCCACAAGGAAGCTGGCAAGTACTGCCAGACCGCTGTTGCTGCAAGCGGCAAGGCCGATGGCTTCACCGCCATTCCCGCCGCCAGCAGCTGGCAGCTCAGCGATCAGGCCAGCTACGTGCACCTGTGCACCAACGAGACCATCAACGGCATCGAATTTCAAACTCTGCCTGACCTCAAAGCCCTGGGCTCCAAAGCCGAGTTGGTGATCGATTTCTCCTCGCATGTGGCTTCACGCCCAGTGGACTGGAGCAAGGTTGGTCTGGCTTTTGGCGGTGCCCAGAAGAACCTCGGGCCCGCCGGTGTCACGCTGGTGGTAGTACGCGAAGACCTGCTCGGCCACGCCCTGCCCGTTTGCCCCAGCGCGTTTGACTACAAGACAGTGGCTGACAACGGCTCGATGTACAACACACCACCCACCTATTCCATCTACATGGCAGGCCTGGTGTTCCAGTGGCTCAAGCGCCAGGGCGGTGTCGCCGCCATGGAGGCACGCAACATTGCCAAAGCGGAGCTGTTGTATGAGGCGATTGATGCATCCGGCTTTTACATCAACGGGGTTGCCCGCAATGCGCGCTCACGCATGAATATTCCCTTCTTCCTGCGCAACGAAACGCTGAACGATGCCTTCCTGGCGGGTGCCAAAGCCGCTGGCCTGCTGCAACTCAAGGGCCACAAATCTGTCGGCGGCATGCGCGCCAGCATTTACAACGCCATGCCGCTGGGAGGCGTGCAGGCGCTGGTCGCCTACATGCGAGAATTTGAGCGCACCCACGGTTAA
- the gyrA gene encoding DNA gyrase subunit A codes for MTQFAKETLPISLEEEMRRSYLDYAMSVIVGRALPDARDGLKPVHRRVLFAMHELNNDWNRAYKKSARIVGDVIGKYHPHGDQSVYDTIVRMAQDFSMRHMLVDGQGNFGSVDGDNAAAMRYTEIRLSKMAHELLADLDKETVDFGPNYDGSEKEPLVLPTRIPNLLVNGSGGIAVGMATNIPPHNLNEVVDACLHLLKNPGASIDELMEIIPAPDFPTAGIIYGINGVKDGYRTGRGRVVMRAKCHFEDIDKGQRQAIIVDELPYQVNKKTLQERMAELVHEKKIEGISHIQDESDKSGMRLVIELKRGEVPEVVLNNLYKQTQLQDTFGINMVALINGQPKLCNLKDLIEVFIGHRREVVTRRTVFNLRKARERGHVLEGLAVAMANIDEFIRIIRESPTPPVAKVELMNRPWDSKLVREMLTRTRADGGVVNADDYRPDGLEKEFGMGNDGLYRLSETQAQEILQMRLQRLTGLEQDKVIAEYKEVMAEIEDLLDILAKPERVSTIIGEELGHVKQEFGQTKLGARRSLVEHSSFDLSTEDLITPTDMVVTMSHSGYIKSQPLGEYRAQKRGGRGKQATATKEDDWVDQLFVANTHDYILCFSNRGRLYWLKVWEVPQGSRGSRGRPIVNMFPLQEGEKITVVLALTGEKRTFPADQYVFMSTSMGTVKKTALDEFSNPRKGGIIAVNLDEGDYLIGAALTDGKHDVMLFSDGGKAVRFDEEDVRPLGRNARGVRGMSLDVGQSVIAMLVAEDEQQSVLTATENGYGKRTSITEYTRHGRGTKGMIAIQQSERNGKVVAATLVHADDEIMLITDKGVLVRTRVSEIRELGRATQGVTLIGLDEGSKLSGLQRIVENDANVADTDAPEADDDSPEAA; via the coding sequence ATGACCCAGTTCGCCAAAGAAACCCTGCCCATCAGCCTTGAAGAGGAAATGCGCCGGAGCTACCTCGACTACGCCATGAGCGTGATTGTGGGCCGCGCCCTGCCCGATGCACGGGACGGACTGAAGCCGGTGCACCGCCGTGTGTTGTTTGCGATGCACGAGCTCAACAACGACTGGAATAGGGCCTACAAAAAGTCCGCGCGTATCGTCGGTGACGTCATTGGTAAATACCACCCGCACGGTGACCAGTCGGTGTACGACACCATCGTTCGCATGGCGCAGGACTTCTCGATGCGTCACATGCTGGTGGATGGCCAGGGCAACTTCGGATCGGTGGACGGCGACAACGCGGCCGCCATGCGTTACACCGAAATCCGTTTGTCCAAGATGGCCCATGAACTGCTGGCCGATCTGGACAAAGAGACAGTAGATTTCGGGCCCAACTACGACGGCTCTGAAAAAGAACCTTTGGTACTGCCAACCCGCATTCCGAATCTGCTGGTGAACGGCTCGGGCGGTATTGCCGTGGGCATGGCGACCAACATCCCCCCACACAACCTGAATGAAGTGGTGGACGCCTGCCTGCATTTGCTGAAAAACCCCGGCGCGTCCATTGACGAGTTGATGGAAATCATCCCGGCGCCCGACTTCCCTACGGCCGGCATCATTTACGGCATCAATGGCGTGAAGGACGGTTACCGCACTGGCCGCGGCCGCGTGGTGATGCGCGCCAAGTGCCACTTTGAAGACATCGACAAGGGCCAGCGCCAGGCCATCATCGTTGACGAGCTGCCCTACCAGGTCAACAAAAAGACCTTGCAAGAGCGCATGGCCGAGCTGGTCCACGAGAAGAAGATCGAAGGCATCAGCCACATCCAGGACGAGTCCGACAAGTCGGGCATGCGCTTGGTAATCGAGCTGAAGCGCGGCGAAGTGCCAGAAGTGGTGTTGAACAACCTGTACAAGCAAACACAGCTGCAGGACACCTTCGGCATCAACATGGTGGCCCTGATCAACGGTCAGCCCAAGCTGTGCAACCTGAAAGACTTGATCGAAGTCTTCATCGGCCACCGCCGAGAAGTAGTGACACGCCGTACCGTGTTCAACCTGCGCAAGGCGCGCGAACGCGGCCACGTGCTCGAAGGCCTGGCCGTGGCCATGGCCAACATCGACGAGTTCATCCGCATCATCCGCGAATCGCCTACGCCACCGGTGGCCAAGGTCGAGCTGATGAACCGCCCCTGGGACAGCAAACTGGTGCGCGAGATGCTCACCCGTACGCGCGCCGATGGCGGCGTGGTCAATGCGGATGATTACCGCCCCGATGGTCTGGAAAAAGAATTTGGCATGGGCAACGACGGTCTGTACCGCCTGTCCGAAACGCAGGCGCAGGAAATCCTGCAAATGCGTCTGCAACGCCTGACCGGTCTGGAACAGGACAAGGTCATCGCCGAGTACAAGGAAGTCATGGCGGAGATCGAAGACCTGCTGGATATCCTGGCCAAGCCCGAACGTGTCTCCACCATCATTGGCGAAGAGCTGGGCCATGTGAAACAGGAATTCGGCCAGACCAAGTTGGGTGCGCGCCGCTCACTGGTCGAGCACTCCTCGTTTGACCTGTCCACCGAAGACCTGATCACGCCCACCGACATGGTGGTGACGATGAGCCACAGTGGCTACATCAAGAGCCAGCCTCTGGGCGAATACCGCGCGCAAAAGCGCGGCGGCCGCGGCAAGCAGGCGACTGCCACCAAGGAAGACGACTGGGTCGACCAGCTGTTTGTGGCCAATACCCACGACTACATCCTGTGCTTCTCCAACCGCGGCCGCCTGTATTGGCTCAAGGTTTGGGAAGTGCCGCAGGGCTCACGCGGTTCGCGTGGCCGCCCCATCGTCAACATGTTCCCGCTGCAAGAAGGCGAAAAAATCACCGTGGTGCTCGCACTCACGGGTGAAAAACGCACCTTCCCGGCCGACCAGTACGTATTCATGTCCACCAGCATGGGCACGGTCAAGAAGACCGCCTTGGATGAGTTCTCCAACCCGCGCAAGGGTGGCATCATTGCTGTGAACCTGGACGAGGGCGACTACCTGATTGGCGCTGCACTGACCGACGGCAAACACGACGTGATGCTGTTCAGCGACGGCGGCAAGGCCGTGCGTTTTGACGAGGAAGATGTGCGCCCGCTGGGCCGCAATGCCCGCGGCGTACGCGGCATGTCGCTGGACGTAGGCCAAAGCGTGATTGCCATGCTGGTGGCCGAAGACGAGCAGCAAAGCGTGCTGACCGCCACCGAAAACGGCTACGGCAAACGCACCAGCATCACCGAATACACCCGCCATGGCCGCGGCACCAAGGGCATGATTGCGATCCAGCAGTCCGAACGCAACGGCAAGGTCGTCGCCGCGACATTGGTCCATGCCGACGACGAAATCATGCTGATCACGGACAAGGGCGTGCTGGTACGTACCCGCGTCAGTGAGATCCGAGAACTGGGCCGTGCAACACAAGGCGTGACGCTGATCGGTCTGGACGAAGGCTCCAAGCTAAGCGGCCTGCAGCGCATTGTGGAAAACGACGCCAACGTCGCGGATACGGATGCCCCCGAAGCCGATGACGACAGCCCGGAAGCCGCCTGA
- the ompA gene encoding outer membrane protein OmpA → MKQLNKVAILLATAALATVAGAQEIHNWKNASSEVWKNASGQCWRDAAWTPATAAAGCDGAIAAPMAAPAAPMAAPAAAPAAAPMATPAAAAASKVTYAADAFFDFDKSVLKPEGKAKLDDLVGKVKGINLEVIIAVGHTDSIGTDAYNQKLSVARSEAVKAYLVSQGIEKNRVYTEGKGEKQPVADNKTKEGQAKNRRVEIEVVGTRATK, encoded by the coding sequence ATGAAACAATTGAATAAAGTAGCCATTCTTCTTGCTACCGCAGCACTCGCAACTGTCGCTGGCGCCCAAGAAATCCACAACTGGAAAAACGCTTCCAGCGAAGTCTGGAAGAACGCTTCCGGTCAATGCTGGCGTGATGCCGCTTGGACTCCCGCTACTGCTGCTGCCGGTTGCGATGGCGCGATTGCTGCTCCTATGGCTGCGCCTGCTGCTCCTATGGCCGCCCCTGCCGCCGCTCCGGCTGCTGCTCCCATGGCTACTCCAGCCGCCGCCGCTGCCAGCAAGGTAACTTACGCTGCTGATGCATTCTTTGACTTCGACAAGTCTGTTCTGAAGCCTGAAGGCAAGGCCAAGCTGGATGATCTGGTTGGCAAGGTCAAGGGTATTAACCTGGAAGTGATCATTGCTGTGGGTCACACCGACTCCATCGGAACTGATGCCTACAACCAGAAGCTGTCTGTGGCACGCTCTGAAGCTGTCAAGGCTTACTTGGTGTCCCAAGGTATCGAAAAGAACCGCGTTTACACCGAAGGCAAGGGCGAGAAGCAACCTGTTGCTGACAACAAGACCAAAGAAGGTCAAGCCAAGAACCGCCGCGTTGAAATCGAAGTGGTCGGTACCCGCGCTACCAAGTAA
- the ubiG gene encoding bifunctional 2-polyprenyl-6-hydroxyphenol methylase/3-demethylubiquinol 3-O-methyltransferase UbiG yields the protein MTSTLNADPAELAKFSELAHRWWDLDSEFRPLHQINPLRLNWINGIQPLQGLKALDVGCGGGILADSMARKGADVLGIDLSSKALKVAQLHALEAQTPRVEYREVSAEALAAEAPAQFDVVTCMEMLEHVPDPASVVQACADLVKPGGWVFFSTLNRGAKSFLFAILGAEYVLNLLPRGTHEYAKMIRPSELARYARHAGLELHDTQGMEYNPITQRYWLSADTSVNYLFATQKPLSAA from the coding sequence ATGACCTCCACACTGAACGCCGATCCGGCCGAACTGGCCAAATTCTCCGAGCTGGCCCACCGCTGGTGGGATTTGGACAGCGAATTCCGCCCCCTGCACCAGATCAATCCCTTGCGTCTTAACTGGATCAATGGAATCCAGCCTTTACAAGGACTCAAGGCGCTGGACGTCGGATGTGGCGGCGGCATTCTGGCCGACTCCATGGCGCGCAAAGGGGCTGACGTATTGGGGATTGACCTTTCCAGCAAAGCGCTCAAAGTCGCCCAGTTGCACGCATTGGAAGCACAGACCCCGCGGGTGGAGTACCGGGAAGTGAGTGCGGAGGCGCTTGCAGCCGAGGCCCCGGCGCAGTTCGATGTGGTGACCTGCATGGAAATGCTGGAACATGTTCCCGACCCGGCATCGGTGGTTCAGGCTTGTGCTGATCTGGTTAAACCGGGCGGATGGGTGTTTTTCTCCACCCTCAATCGGGGTGCCAAATCTTTCCTGTTTGCGATTTTGGGGGCGGAGTATGTGCTCAATCTGTTGCCACGTGGCACGCATGAATACGCCAAGATGATTCGCCCCAGCGAGCTGGCCCGTTATGCACGTCATGCCGGGCTGGAGCTGCACGACACGCAAGGGATGGAATACAACCCCATCACACAGCGTTATTGGCTCAGCGCAGACACCAGCGTGAACTACCTGTTCGCCACCCAAAAACCACTGTCTGCAGCATGA
- a CDS encoding HAD-IA family hydrolase, with translation MNIAFTGITAVLFDLDGTLIDSAPDLGAAADQMRTDRGLPSLSLDTYRPMAGAGARGMLGIAFGMAVDDPAYDAMREEFFVNYERRMTQLTAAFDGVPELIAQLEEKSLLWGVVTNKSSRFTDPLTGAMPLFSGAGAIVSGDTTPHAKPHPAPLLEAARRLGVTPAQCLYVGDDERDVVAGLAAGMQTVAATYGYLGNKTDIRAWGAHAEINSPLQLLQLLPSA, from the coding sequence ATGAACATCGCTTTTACCGGTATCACAGCCGTTCTTTTCGATCTGGACGGAACACTCATTGACAGTGCCCCCGACCTGGGGGCTGCTGCCGATCAAATGCGCACAGATCGGGGCTTGCCATCCTTGTCGCTGGATACCTACCGACCTATGGCGGGCGCGGGCGCCCGTGGCATGCTCGGCATTGCCTTTGGTATGGCGGTGGATGACCCCGCCTACGATGCCATGCGGGAGGAGTTCTTCGTCAACTATGAACGTCGCATGACCCAGCTCACCGCTGCATTTGACGGTGTGCCCGAGCTGATTGCCCAGCTGGAAGAGAAGTCTCTGTTGTGGGGCGTGGTAACCAACAAGTCATCCCGCTTCACGGATCCTCTGACGGGTGCCATGCCGCTGTTTTCCGGCGCAGGTGCCATCGTGAGTGGTGACACCACGCCCCACGCCAAACCCCACCCTGCGCCTTTGCTGGAGGCCGCACGCCGTCTGGGTGTCACCCCTGCGCAATGCCTGTATGTGGGGGATGACGAGCGCGATGTGGTGGCCGGTCTCGCTGCGGGCATGCAAACCGTAGCCGCTACCTATGGATATCTGGGCAACAAGACGGATATCCGGGCTTGGGGTGCACACGCCGAGATTAATTCTCCGCTGCAGCTCTTGCAATTGCTGCCAAGCGCCTAA
- the arfB gene encoding alternative ribosome rescue aminoacyl-tRNA hydrolase ArfB, with the protein MTRLIAVQESEVEVSAIRAQGAGGQNVNKVSSAIHLRFDIPVSSLPDDVKERLLALHDNRITRDGVLVLKAQQHRTQDMNRMDAFARLHELVASVATPPRIRKPTKPTYGAKQRRLQTKGQRSEIKASRGRVTE; encoded by the coding sequence ATGACACGACTGATTGCCGTCCAGGAATCCGAGGTCGAAGTGAGCGCGATACGCGCCCAAGGCGCTGGTGGGCAGAACGTCAACAAGGTCTCCAGCGCAATCCATCTGCGCTTTGACATTCCCGTATCCTCCCTGCCCGACGATGTCAAAGAGCGCCTGCTGGCCCTGCACGACAACCGCATCACCCGCGACGGCGTGCTGGTGCTCAAGGCCCAGCAACACCGCACCCAGGACATGAACCGCATGGACGCCTTTGCGCGCCTGCATGAGCTGGTTGCCAGCGTCGCCACACCACCCCGCATACGCAAGCCCACCAAGCCCACCTATGGCGCCAAACAGCGGCGCCTGCAAACCAAAGGCCAACGCTCGGAGATCAAGGCGTCGCGCGGCAGAGTGACGGAATGA
- a CDS encoding DUF2726 domain-containing protein — MLIYFVTGAVLGAVAGAGLLHWRNAFSVRKSRRLPQTWPLKARPLVNSNERRVWIWLTKIMFDQHILIKLPVTRFTTPFDKQEARHWYKLLNGVYCTFTVCSMDGRVLGCVDIQNTHGLSLGNQTLKHTLLTQCGLRYWVVDPDNLPHLTQLRTAFLGEKALKGSDRDHLEMRFKDVAGNLQAAVSRQRDSKSSNFARLDAEMDKPSGFPESRLASGWEQNSFITPLDSRSADLQP; from the coding sequence ATGTTGATTTACTTCGTGACGGGCGCGGTGCTCGGTGCGGTGGCTGGCGCCGGCCTGCTACATTGGCGCAATGCATTCAGCGTGCGCAAAAGCCGCCGCCTTCCCCAGACATGGCCGCTCAAGGCGCGTCCGTTGGTGAATTCCAATGAGCGCCGAGTCTGGATCTGGCTGACGAAGATCATGTTCGACCAGCACATCCTGATCAAACTACCTGTAACCCGGTTCACCACGCCGTTTGACAAGCAGGAAGCCCGTCACTGGTACAAGCTGCTCAATGGCGTGTACTGCACTTTCACGGTGTGCAGCATGGATGGGCGGGTCCTCGGTTGCGTGGACATACAGAACACCCATGGCCTGTCGCTGGGCAACCAGACCCTCAAACACACCCTGCTGACCCAATGTGGCCTGCGCTATTGGGTGGTCGACCCCGACAACCTGCCGCACCTGACCCAGCTACGCACGGCGTTTCTGGGCGAAAAAGCACTCAAGGGCAGTGACCGCGATCATCTGGAAATGCGTTTCAAGGACGTGGCGGGCAATTTGCAAGCCGCCGTGTCCCGGCAGCGGGACAGCAAGAGCAGCAATTTCGCACGGCTCGATGCCGAGATGGACAAACCCTCCGGGTTTCCCGAAAGCCGCCTGGCTTCCGGGTGGGAACAAAACTCCTTCATCACGCCACTGGACAGCCGGTCTGCTGATCTGCAGCCCTGA
- a CDS encoding DUF3369 domain-containing protein has product MSDDLVFSDEQTEPSLRKVSTPWQVMVVDDEPAVHEVTKLVMAGFEMDGRTLAFIHCYSAAEARQVLAQPNEIALILLDVVMETEHAGLELARHIREDIGNLNVRIVLRTGQPGQAPEEQVIKDYDINDYKEKTDLTRRKLITVFYAGLRAYRDLMRIEQARQGLKRSIEAISQVCDSQNLRGFASAVLEQVNFLLGLNGEGLCASRMSAYTANAANGRIRVLAATEAFSELLVDDEMGNLPQDVQDALKRTLKEKVGHHGDLHYAGYFRTKAGSESMIYMVFPEPIKDSARELLEMFSSNVAITYDSLLLRESTEVAQRDTISILGSAIERRNSRPSLHLQRIGDIAALLLEQTGGSEREVALMRVAATLHDVGKACVPDHILTKPGPLTAEEWTVMQTHAQEGFALLSPSKSELHVLGAVIAREHHEHWDGSGYPRGLSGEKISLAGRIVAVADVLDSLVCESCYKKAWPLAESLAYLNAQSGQQFDPTLIALLNTQLPAVHRIYGA; this is encoded by the coding sequence ATGTCAGATGATCTGGTTTTCAGTGACGAGCAAACCGAGCCCAGCCTGCGCAAAGTGAGCACACCCTGGCAGGTGATGGTGGTGGACGACGAACCCGCCGTGCATGAAGTCACCAAGCTGGTGATGGCGGGCTTCGAGATGGATGGCCGCACACTCGCCTTCATCCACTGCTATAGCGCTGCCGAAGCGCGGCAGGTGCTGGCCCAGCCCAATGAGATCGCGCTGATCCTGCTGGACGTGGTGATGGAAACCGAACACGCTGGCCTGGAGCTGGCCCGCCACATCCGCGAAGACATCGGCAACCTGAATGTGCGCATCGTGCTGCGCACCGGGCAACCCGGTCAGGCGCCCGAAGAACAGGTCATCAAAGACTACGACATCAACGACTACAAGGAAAAAACCGACCTGACCCGGCGCAAGCTGATCACGGTGTTTTATGCCGGGCTGCGCGCCTACCGCGACCTGATGCGCATCGAGCAGGCCCGCCAGGGCCTCAAGCGCTCCATCGAAGCCATCAGCCAGGTCTGTGATTCGCAGAATCTGCGCGGCTTTGCCTCCGCCGTGCTGGAGCAGGTGAACTTCCTGCTGGGTCTGAACGGCGAAGGCCTGTGCGCCAGCCGCATGTCGGCCTACACCGCCAATGCCGCCAATGGCCGCATCCGGGTGCTGGCCGCCACCGAAGCCTTCTCGGAACTGCTGGTGGACGACGAAATGGGCAACCTGCCCCAGGACGTGCAGGACGCGCTCAAGCGCACCTTGAAAGAAAAAGTGGGCCACCACGGGGACCTGCACTATGCCGGCTACTTCCGCACCAAGGCCGGCAGCGAAAGCATGATCTACATGGTGTTCCCGGAGCCCATCAAGGACAGCGCACGGGAACTGCTGGAGATGTTCTCCAGCAACGTGGCCATCACCTATGACAGCCTGCTGCTGCGCGAAAGCACCGAAGTCGCCCAGCGCGACACCATCTCCATCCTGGGCAGCGCCATCGAGCGGCGCAACAGCCGGCCCTCGCTGCACCTGCAACGCATCGGCGACATTGCCGCCCTGCTGCTGGAACAAACTGGCGGCTCCGAGCGCGAGGTGGCGCTGATGCGTGTGGCGGCGACCCTGCATGACGTGGGCAAGGCCTGCGTGCCCGACCATATTCTGACCAAACCCGGCCCGCTGACGGCCGAGGAATGGACCGTGATGCAAACCCATGCGCAGGAAGGGTTTGCACTGCTGTCACCCTCCAAGTCGGAGCTGCATGTGCTGGGTGCAGTGATCGCTCGGGAACACCACGAACACTGGGACGGCAGCGGCTACCCGCGGGGCCTCAGCGGAGAAAAAATCAGCCTGGCGGGTCGCATCGTGGCCGTGGCCGATGTGCTGGATTCACTGGTCTGTGAGAGCTGCTATAAAAAAGCTTGGCCCTTGGCCGAGTCCCTGGCCTACCTGAACGCCCAGTCGGGCCAGCAGTTTGACCCCACACTGATTGCCCTGCTCAACACCCAGTTGCCTGCGGTGCACCGGATTTACGGCGCCTAG
- a CDS encoding 16S rRNA pseudouridine(516) synthase has product MQLQDILYSQGFGTRRVCAGLIQQGLVQVYMPNEPLAPVTCAQAATEFVAEGLRFRVQGVDWPYYERAYLMLHKPTATECSQKPSTYPSIYTLLPSPLRLRPQKAAVQGVQAVGRLDQDTTGLLLLTDDGKFIHRMSSPRHHVPKVYEVTVKHPLDDKQVQKLLSGVVLDDDPKPVRAAACEAVGEFHLRLTLTEGKYHQVKRMVAAVSNRVEGLHRSQIGGLRLPDDLAPGQWKWLTAADLAQISA; this is encoded by the coding sequence ATGCAACTTCAGGACATTCTCTATTCGCAGGGCTTTGGCACACGCCGCGTGTGTGCCGGCCTCATCCAGCAGGGCTTGGTGCAGGTTTATATGCCAAATGAGCCTCTAGCCCCCGTCACCTGTGCGCAAGCAGCTACTGAATTTGTAGCGGAAGGCCTGCGTTTCCGGGTCCAGGGCGTGGACTGGCCGTACTACGAGCGCGCCTACCTGATGCTGCACAAGCCCACGGCCACCGAGTGTTCGCAAAAACCGTCCACCTACCCCAGCATCTACACACTGCTGCCGTCACCGCTGCGCCTGCGCCCGCAAAAGGCGGCGGTGCAGGGCGTGCAGGCGGTGGGTCGGCTGGACCAGGACACCACCGGACTGCTGCTGCTCACCGACGACGGCAAGTTCATCCACCGCATGAGTTCGCCGCGCCACCATGTCCCCAAGGTCTACGAAGTGACTGTCAAGCATCCGCTGGACGACAAACAGGTGCAAAAGCTGCTCAGCGGTGTGGTACTGGACGACGACCCCAAGCCGGTACGCGCTGCAGCCTGCGAAGCGGTGGGCGAATTCCACCTGCGCCTGACGCTGACCGAGGGCAAATACCACCAGGTCAAACGCATGGTCGCTGCCGTGAGCAACCGGGTCGAAGGCCTGCACCGCTCGCAGATAGGCGGTCTGCGCTTGCCCGACGATCTGGCCCCAGGGCAGTGGAAATGGTTGACAGCGGCTGATCTGGCGCAAATTTCGGCGTAA
- a CDS encoding YncE family protein produces MTLLKRLLALCVASLALASGAQTPVASPPPPAAPIFVLNSLEASISVVDPETWTELRRIPTGKEPHHLYPTPDGKSVIVANALGDSLLFLEPRTGAVQRTVRGILDPYQLRFSPDMQWLVIAGNRLNHVDIYRWDGKELTLAKRIATGKTPSHLWINSKSTTVYATMQESDELVMIDLKTQTLQWRGSTGSLPADVFGTADDKFILLGLTGGTGVEVYDVSGAKPRWVKTIPTGAGAHAFRSAGDKRHVFVSNRVANTISKIDTQTMTVVDQFAVPGGPDCMDLSSDGRYLYVASRWAKKLSVIDTGTRQLVRQITVGKSPHGVWTQDHAPR; encoded by the coding sequence GTGACCCTTCTGAAACGACTTTTGGCCCTGTGTGTGGCGTCCCTGGCTTTGGCCAGTGGTGCCCAGACGCCAGTGGCATCTCCCCCCCCTCCCGCTGCCCCCATCTTTGTACTGAATTCGCTCGAAGCCAGCATCAGCGTGGTGGACCCGGAAACTTGGACCGAGCTGCGGCGCATCCCCACCGGCAAGGAGCCGCACCACCTGTACCCCACGCCCGACGGCAAGTCCGTGATCGTGGCCAACGCGCTGGGTGACTCGCTGCTGTTCCTGGAACCCAGGACGGGTGCGGTGCAGCGTACCGTACGCGGCATTCTGGACCCCTACCAACTGCGCTTTTCACCCGACATGCAGTGGCTGGTGATCGCCGGCAACCGGCTCAACCACGTGGACATTTACCGCTGGGATGGCAAGGAACTGACCCTGGCCAAACGCATCGCCACCGGCAAGACGCCCAGCCACCTCTGGATCAACAGCAAGAGCACCACGGTCTACGCCACCATGCAGGAGAGTGACGAACTGGTGATGATTGACCTCAAGACCCAGACCCTGCAATGGCGCGGTTCCACAGGCTCGCTGCCGGCTGACGTGTTCGGCACAGCGGATGACAAATTCATCCTGCTGGGCCTCACCGGGGGTACGGGCGTGGAGGTGTATGACGTGAGTGGTGCCAAGCCCCGCTGGGTCAAGACCATTCCCACCGGCGCCGGGGCGCATGCCTTTCGCAGCGCGGGAGACAAGCGCCACGTGTTTGTGAGTAACCGCGTGGCCAACACCATCAGCAAGATCGACACCCAGACCATGACCGTGGTGGACCAGTTTGCCGTGCCCGGCGGCCCGGACTGCATGGACCTGTCCAGCGACGGCCGCTACCTGTACGTGGCCTCGCGCTGGGCCAAAAAACTCAGCGTGATCGACACGGGAACGCGCCAACTGGTGCGACAAATAACTGTAGGAAAATCACCGCATGGAGTCTGGACCCAAGACCACGCCCCGCGCTGA